The nucleotide window AATCATCCGCGCCGCTTTCCAAACCCCTGACCCGCAAATTTTCGTCATCATTCGACGACAACAAAATCAACGCGGCTTTGCGCGTGGCCAGATCATCTTTCAGTTCCTGGCAAGCCGACCACGTGCGGTCGCCGAACTCGTCCAAATCAATCACCACCGCCGATGGCCGGTCGCGCAACACAATCTCTTGCAGACCATCGAGATTCAAGGTCTGCTGCATAACATAACCTTCGCTCTCCAGAAGGTGTTCCAATTGTGTGGAGGTGCTGGTGCCGTTGCCAAAAAATTGTATGATGCCCTTTTCCATCGACTCCTCCGGGAGGTTTGACGTCCTGTAGTCCACGGTTGCTTACCCTAAGATGTTAGGTGAAAGGGCCTCATTCTGAGGCCCAAATAACTCAAAGTCCTTTTGACAAAACAATTTTTATACTTTGCAATCAATATGCCACCACCTACAAAATATGGTATATTTGTTGAAGAAAATACAAGAATATGTGTCCATCGTAAATCTTATTTATTTTTCTAAATTTAAAGCATGCGAAATAGATATTATGAAACAGCAAACGGGTTACGCTTAATCTAATTTTTGCAGCACTTCCGTCATCAAGGACATCTACAGTGCCCAAAAATCAATCACGTGGCTGAAAATCAACCAAAAGCTACGAAATTTTTAAAACTCGCTGATTTTGTCTCATGATCGTACATTTTCTCGTTCATTTTTGTTAGAGATTTGTCTTGACATTGCCAGGCTTGTAAAATCGATTATGGCCTGGCAAAGACTCGCTCATCTCAACATGTTGCGGATAAACATGAAAAATTTTTCCAAGCCGTTTCCTGCGCGCGCTTTCAGCATTGAAACGATGGTCGAAAGACGGCGACAATTTTTTGAACGCTGCACGGCTTTTCGGCTGTGCCATCACGAGTTTGCCGTTGGTCTCACAGTTGACTACTATGCCGGTTACTTGTTGTGCAATTATTATCAAGACTTCCCGCCGGGGCGATTGCCGGAGATCGTCAAAGAGTTCGCCCGCGCGCTCGAACGGAACGGGCTGCCGTTTCTCGGCGCTGTCAAAAAATTCCGTCCGGAAAATCTTTCGCACGTGAGCGATGACAAAGGCATGAAAATCCATCAGCCGGTTTTGATTTTGGGTGACATGCCGGCGTCGCGTTTCACCATCGAAGAGAATGACTTGCAGTTTGCTGTCTCTTTTCACGAAGGCCACAGCACGGGCTTGTTTTTGGATATCAAACACGCCCGCCAACTTGTTCGACAAATTACGAAACCGGGGCACGAGGTGTTGAATCTGTTTTCGTACACCGGCGGTTTTTCCATTGCCGCGGCGGCCGGCGGCGCCAGCCGCGTGATCGAAGTCGACACCGGCGCCAAGTGGCTGCGCTGGGCGCGGGAAAATCAGGCACTCAATGGCGTCACCGTTGTGCGACAGCGCCGGGAAGATGCCGTATCCTTTTTGCACAAACAAAAAGCCGCAGCATTTGATCTGATCATTTGTGACCCGCCGACGTATTCCACCGCCAAATCCGGCGGCCGGTTCACGGTTGAAAAAAGTTACCGCTTGATGGTTGAAGACTTTCATCGGGTTCTGCGCCCCAGCGGCCATTTGCTTGCCTGCACGAATTATCGCGCTCTGCCGAAAAAGAAATTTTTCAGTTTGTTTGTCCAACGCTTCAAATTGGCGCAGGAAGTTCCGATCAGCGAGGATTTTGCCGGAGATGATTATCTCAAAGTCGGTTTGTTTAGAAAATTGTAACTCTGTTGGCTTGTTTGCTGGTTCACCAGTTAACTGGTTTTCCAGTTTAACAGGCAAACGGGCCAACCCTGGCCGGCGCAGGGCAGGCTGGCTAACCCAACAACAAGGTGTTCTTCATGTTGCATCCTTCCATCGTCATCAAAGACAGCGGCATTCAAGGCAAAGGCTTGTTTGCGAGCGAAGACATTCAAGCCGGTGAAATAACCTGGCGGCAAGACCCGAATCAACCGCGGTATCATCTCGACACCATCCGCAGTTGGCCAAAAGAAAAGCAGGAGAAATTTTTTCGGCTGGCTTATCAAGTCGGTGACGAATGGTATCATGGCCCGGTGGATGACTCTGATTTTGATCCGGCTGATTTTATGAATCACAGTTGCGATCCGAACACCTGGTTCATTGACGATGCGACGATGGTCGCCCGGCGTGACATTAAAAAGGGCGAAGAAATCACCTACGATTATTCAACCAGCGAAGCCGCGGAGAGCTTTGTCTTGCACTGCCGCTGCGGCGCGCCGGATTGCCGTAAAATCGTACGCGGATCGGATTATCGTTTGAACAAATCTTTGCGGGAGAAATATGGGAGACGGGTGATGGAGCATGTACGCCAAAGCGCTGCGAGACCTCATGATTTTGAATCGCGATGAGAATTTTTATTACTCAGTTAAATCAGGCATAATAAAAAACTCATTTGGTCGTGCATCTTTTCACTTGCCATTACGTAAAAATATGCCGACATTCCATAAGATTGAAGTTGTCAACCGGCATTGACTGCAAGAGTGGAGGATCATGAACAAGAAAAAACTGTGGATCGGCATCGGCCTGGTGCTGTTGATTGCGATCTTCGTGGTTGCCAATCTGACGATGAGCCGCAAAAGCGCCACGGCTGTGGAATCGCAAAAAGTTGAAGAACGCGAGTTGCGGGCGTTGGTTTCGGCCTCAGGCAAGCTGCGCGCGAAAACCTCGGTGGACATCAGCGCCAGCACCAGCGGCAAAGTCGTCAAGCTTGCCGTGGACGAGGGCGATAAGGTTGTAAAGGGCCAGTTTCTGATGCAAATCGATCCGACGCCAGCCGAGGCCAGCGTCCGGCAAAGCGAAGCGAGTCTGGCTGCGGCCAAGGCGAATCTCGATTTGGCGAGAGCCAATTTGCAACAGGCGCAAAACGAGTATGAACGCCAGAAAGCACTGTTCGAGAAAAAATTAACCTCGGAAGAGCTGTTGCAAAGGGCGCGCACCAGCTACGAGGTTCAACGAATGCAGGCGCAGGCCGCGGAGCAGGATGTGCAGCGCTGGCAGGCGATGCTCACCAACGCGCGTCATGAGCTGCAAAAAGTAAATGTGCATTCCGACATCGCCGGCCTCGTCACCAAGCGCAACATCGAAGAGGGCGAGAACGTTTTCGTCGGCGCGTTCAACAATCCGGCAACCGTGTTGCTCACCGTCGCCGATCTTTCGGTGATCGAAGCCGAAGTCGAGGTCGATGAAACCGATATTGTCAATGTCAAGGTCGGGCAGGAAGCGGCCGTCAAAGTCGATGCCTATCCCGATACTTCATTTAAGGGGCAGGTGACAAAAGTCGGCCACAGCCCGATTCTCAGCACGGCGGCCGGTGTTGGGCAGCAGCAAGCGACAAGCTTTGAAGTCATCGTGCAATTGATCGAAGCGATTCCGAACGTCAGGCCCGGCCTTTCTTGCAAGGCCGACATTACCACCGGTTATCGCGAGAAAGCCATTGCCGTGCCGATTCAGGCGTTGACGCTGCGCAAACCCTCCCAGCTCAAGCCACTGAATCCCAAAGAGCGCAAGAGCAAACTCACCAACGGCGAAGCGGCGGCCGACACCACCAAAGAAAAAGAGGTGCAGGGCGCTTTTATCATTAAAGACGGCAAGGTCCAATTCAGCGAGGTTAAAACCGGCATCGCCGGCGACCGCTTCTTCGAAGTGCTTTCCGGCTTGCAGCCCAATGATGAAGTGGTGATCGGTCCGTTCAGCGCGCTGCGGCGGTTACGCAACGAAGCTCTCGTGAAGGTCGAGAAAAAGTTGAAAAAGGAGTAGTAACCAGTAATCAGCTACCAGCCATGCAACAAATCTGGGAAAGTTTTGCGATTGCTTTGCGCGCGTTGTGGGCGAACAAGCTGCGCTCGGCGCTCACGATATTGTGCGTCGTGATTTCCATCACCTCGATCATCGCGGTGGTGTCGATTGTCGACGGCATGGATTTTTACGTCAAGGACAAGATCGCCTCCCAGGGCAGCAACGTTTTCACGATCAGCCGCGTCAATGAGTGGGAGATTCTGACGGATTTCGACAAATTTCTCAAGTCGCTCAAGAATCCCCGGCTCACGCTGGAAGATCTCGAGGCGCTGCGCCAGGAAATGACGCTGGCCGAATTTACCGACGCCGCCATCAGCCGCAGTGAGCGCGTGAGCAACGGCCGGCGCTTCGTTGAAGAAGTCGATATTCGCGGCCGCACCGAAGAATATTCGGCCATTGGCGAATTTCCCCTCGCCAGCGGCCGGCATCTCAGCCGCCTGGACGTGCAGCAGCGGCGCGAAGTTTGCGTGCTCGGTTGGGAAATTGCCAACAGTCTCTTTCCCAACACTGACCCGCTGCAGCAAACCGTGAAGATCGCCGGGCGGCATTATACCGTCGTCGGAGTTTGCGAAAAAAAGGCCTCGATTCTCGGTTCCAATCAAAACATCTTCGCGTTCATTCCGATCACGACACATTTGAAACATTTCGGCTCGCGCTGGCGCTCGCTGTCCATTCCGGTTCGCACCACCAGCATGGAAACGTTTCAAGCGGCGCAGGAAGAAGCCCGGCAAATTCTGCGCATTCGCCACAAACTGAAACCCGCCGAGGAAGACGATTTTTATATTACAGCTTCGGAGCAGCTCCTGTCGCTATGGGAGACGGTCAGCCGCGCGATTTTCGGATCGCTGCTCGGCGTGGTGAGCATCACGCTGGTCGTCGGCGGCATCATCATCATGAACGTCATGCTCGTCGCCGTCACCGAACGCACGCGCGAGATCGGCATTCGCAAGGCCTTGGGCGCCAAACGCCGCCATATCACCATGCAGTTCATCATCGAGTCGATCACGCTGACTGTTATCGGCGGCATCATCGGCATTGCGCTGGGTTTCATGGCCGCTTATCTCGTCGCCGCCTTCTCGCCGCTGCCTTATCGCATCGCGCTGTGGTCGATCATTTTGGCACTGATCATTTCTTTTGTGGTTGGCTTGTTTTTCGGCGTTTATCCGGCGCGGAAAGCGGCCAAATTGGATCCCGTTGAGGCGTTGAGGTATGAATAAGATGAAAGTTCCCCAAAAGATAAAAAACCCAGAAAAGTGCTCTTTATCATTTTTTTCTGTTGTTTCAGGGAACGATTGATGATGATTACGCTAATCAAGGCGAAAAGCAAAAGTGCGCCTACGGTTATGACAAGTCCAAGTGCCGCTGCTGACATGATTATTGCTCCTCTAAATGTGATTTGTTAATAAAATACAAACCCAAAAGAACAAGAATAAAACCGCCTAGAATACTGATTGAAGAAGCCAAAGGAGAAAAACCTTGAACAAACAAGCTTGCCACTGCACCAATGACAGCAGCCTCTCCAAAACGAATGAAAACGTTACCCAGTTCTTTTGTCGTTTCATGGTGAATTTGAAATATCCCCCCTTCTTTTTCAAAAATCAATCAAAAATTTTTAACCGGAAACACTAGGGAAATTGGCCGAAAAAATGAAAAAATATCAACCCGAATCCTGGGAAAAAATCCGCGCGCAAATCTACGAGGCCATGCGCGAAGCCTTGATCACGCTGCGCAGCAATCGCCTGCGCTCCGGCCTGGTCATTCTCGGTGTGCTAATCGGCGTGGCCAGCTTGATGGGGATGGTCGCGACGTTATCGGGTTTGGAAAAATTCATTGCCGCCTCCATTAGCGGCGAGGGAACGCCGATTTTATCCCTACAAAAGGTGAATTTTCTCGCCGGTGAGGGCCATAAAGAATGGGAAAAGCGAAAGAATTTTACGACCGATGATGCTTTCGCGCTGGCGGAGCTGCCACACGTGCGCGGCGTCATGATCGAGTATGGACGCGGCACCGTCGTCAAATATAAAGATCGCAAATCACAGCTCATCCACGTGGCGGGAACGAATCAGCCGTTTTTGCATGTGCAAAACATCAATGTCGGCGAAGGCAGATTCTTCACGCAATTCGAGGAGGAACATCGCCGGAACGTTGCCGTGCTTGGCGACAAGGCGGCGCAATCGCTTTTTCCCTATGAGGACCCCATCGGCAAGCTGATTCGCATCGATGGCAAGGAGTATGAAGTGGTCGGCGTTTTTGCCAAACGTAAAACGATTTTCGGCGGCTTCGCCGATAATTTTATGGCCATTCCCTACACGGCTTTTGAGCGCGATTTTCTCTGGCGCCGGCAAGGCCCGGAGCTTCATGTCGTCGTGGAGTCAGAGGCCCGCCTGGATGAGGTCCGTGAGAATATGCGCTCGCTCATGCGCATGCGCCGCAAGGTTCCGATTGGCCAGCCCGACGATTTCGCGATTATCACTTCGGAAGCGGTGATCGAGTTTACCGAAAGCATCACCGACAAAATCGCGCTGGCGCTGGTCGTGCTGTCGTCGATTGCGCTGATGGTCGGCGGCATCGGCGTCATGGTGATCATGCTCGTCTCCGTCACCGAACGCACCGCCGAGATCGGCGTGCGCAAGGCTCTGGGCGCCACGCGCAGCCAAATCACCTGGCAGTTTCTCATTGAGGCCGCCACGCTGTCGGGAATCGGCGGGTTGTTGGGTTTGTTTATCGGCGCCGGTTTCGCCTTCCTCGTTTCCAAGTTATTGGGCTTTCCTTATGTTTTGCCCCTCGGCTGGGTTTTTATTTCCGTCATCATTTCCGCCGGCGTCGGCCTCTTTTTCGGCATCTTTCCGGCGCGCAAAGCCGCGAGGCTTCATCCGATCGTTGCCCTGCGGCACGAATAAGTTTTAACGGTTGCAAACGCCCTGCTCAGCCAAATAATTTCCCCAACAGATTTTTGTCTGTTGGGAAATTTTTTCTTGTGATCCATTTTGCAGTTTCAAGTTGTTGCTTGTATTTAAAAAATGAAAGATCATGACAATCTTTTCGCTACCAGTAAAAGACTAAACTTTCCATTGCACTCTTCAAGGACGAAGAGAAGGAAAGCTATGAAGAAAATTTTTGTTGGCCTCATTTTGGCATGGTCGACCATAACTCCCATCCATGCACAGTTTGATCCCACCCGGCTGATTCCGGAGACGCTGCGTTATCGCTTGCAATCCGGTTCGACACAAGTCGGCAGTTCAACCGTGACGATCAGCCATGATAACGCCAACGGTACCCTCCACATCGTCGAATCAATTTCCGGCCTTTTTGAGCAAACCGCGATCGTCACGATCCGCAACGACACCAGCTTGCAGCCGTTGGCCACTCAGGCGGTCTTTTCACGCGATAATCAATATCACGACGTGCAATTGCATTACAGCCGCGACGGAAAACGTGTCACCGGCGAAATCCGCCGGCCGCCGGATTTGGGTGGAGTCTGCGTGATCGACGTGACGTTTCCCAATGCCGCCGTCGACGTTTATGCCGCGCCTCATCTGCTGCGCGCCTCACCCTTGCTGATCGGCAAAACCATTCAATTTCCACTCTTCAATGTCTTGCAAAATGAAAAAAGTTTGGCGAGAGCCTGGGTGGCAAAAATTGAAACCGTCACCGTCGCCGCCGGACGCTTTGAGTGTTTTCGCCTTGAATCCTTCCTCGGCAATTCCCGCCTGATTCTGAACATTGACACGCAATTTCCCCATCGCATGATCCGGCAAATTCTGCCGGCATTGCAGATCAAATTTGAGTTGGCAGAAGTTGAGTAGCGAAAAGTCAACGTCTGCGTAAAAATCTCTTGCACCTTCACGGATAATTCGGTAAATTTATCGTCGGCTGAATTTGCAAAATTCATTCCGGCGCTCGACGAAAGCCCAGCCGCTTGGTTAAATAGTGCGCGAAAAAATGAATTATACCGATTATGCGTTTGGCCGTTTTGCCACCGATATTGCGGCCGTCGCGCAACAATATCAGCTCGATCTCGATGGACTCGAAGTGGAGCTTTTCACGCCCGGCCGCCAGGCCATTGTCGTGGAGGCCGTTGGGAATCAACGTTTTCGTATTCATATCAATTTGGAAGAAAATCGCATCATCGCCGTCAAACAAATCACCCCAGCTCCCGTTAAAAATCTCGGCGAAGATCCATTTGCCAAATACAAAAAATTTATGAAATAGGAATGATTGCTGGTTGCGATTTCGTTGGTTAAATCTCCGCCAGCCAACGTAATTTCTCTTGCTTCCCTTGACGAAAGCCAGTATTTTATAATCGTCTATACAGAGCTTGCCTGTGTTGGGTTTCAGAATTCTTGCCGTGATGGCCAGCCTTTTCAGCGCGCTTCCATCGATTGTTGGCCCTTCGACAACTCAGACGCTTCATATCCGCCTGTTTGAAATTTTCCATCCGCAAAGCCTAGAGATAAGTTCGGCAGCAAATCGACTTGCAAATGGCTCGCATCTAAAGTCAAATCGTGATCACAAGCCGGTCAATAAGCTGCTGCTGATTTCGCCGCCACGCGACACGTTGAGCTGGATTCGAATCACTCTCACGCCGCCCACTTTGCAGATTCAAAGCGCCGGCTTCAGCCGTTCAGTGTCATTAACCGACACCATCAACCTCGCTGCTACCGAGGGCTATTTTTTTGCGATGGTCCGTCAGCATCGCACAGCGATAAACGCTGCGGGCGAAGCAAGGCTCGAGGCTCGGCGCTATGCCGGTTCAATAAAAGTTTTCGTCGCCGGCAATGAACTGTGTGCCGTCAATCTCACGCCGGTTGACGACTACCTCGCCGGTGTTCTCGCCGCAGAAATGCCGCAGGCTGATTTGGCGGCTCTACAGGCGCAAGCCGTGGTTTCGCGGACTTATTTGGTGAAATATGATCAACGCCACCAACGAGCCGGCTATCAGTTTTGTGATCTCACGCATTGTCAGACGTATAAAGGAAGCGACGGCGTGACGGCTAAAATCAAACGTGCCGTCGTCGCGACAAAAGATGAAATTCTGACGTTTGCTCATCAACCGATCACCGCCTACTACAGTTCGACCTGCGGCGGCTTCACCGCTGATGACGCCGGTGTTTGGACGAAGACCGCCGATCAACCTTATTTGCGAAGCATCACCGACGCCGCCAATCAACTTGACTTTTGCAGAAATTCGCCGCATTATCAGTGGCGCAGCCGTTTGCCAGCCGACAGCCTGCATCAAATTTGGCGGCAGCGACTGGGCGAGCCGATTACTTCCATCGCCATCACCAAAAAAGGTGTGGATGGTCGCGTGCGCGAGCTGGCGCTGATCGGCCATTCGCTTCATCTTCTCAGCGGCGAAGATTTCCGCGCCGTCACCTGCCGTGCTTTCGGATGGAACACTTTGAAGAGCACTGCATTTGATTTGCAAATTGAAAAAAATGCCTATATTTTTGAAGGGCGTGGCTTGGGACACGGGCTCGGCCTTTGTCAATACGGCACGATGGAAATGGCGCGGCAAGGGTATACTTATCAAGAGATTTTGCGGCATTTTTTCCCGGGAACAGAGATTCGAAAGTATAAGGAAAAGTTTTAGCTATGGGTTTAGCCATTGGGATAAAGCGCTGTCATGTCATGCTCGAATCATTTTTTTCCGACGGGCAGTTTGAATTACCAAAAAGTCAATCGCTTTGACTGTTTTCCATCCGAATTACGCCTGCCGGCTTCTTTCATTTTTGCAATTCCCTCCGCTTTGACAAAACTGCCAGAAACAGAATCGTGAGCAAGCAAAAACTTTTGTTGTTTTTTTTATATTGGCTTGTCGTTGACTTTCTGTTTCTACGCACTGCCTCGCCATGAACGTATATATGAAATGATAAACGGCGATTATTTATGCTGTCGCCGCCGCGGCGCGAAACATTCAGACGAGAAATGTGCCGGTTGTTTTATGCTGACACATCATTTGTCTTGTGGAAACGCGTGTCTTTTACAAATGTCTAACGGAATCCGCTAAAAGTGAAATCTTTGCAAAAAAGCAAAGATTTTCTCACCACGAAGACACAAGGAAAAACTTGGTGTCTTCGTGTCTTGAGGTTAGAATCTGTTGCGGCTCGTCCGTGTTGGGTTTTTGAAGTTTATTCACCCTCTGTTGCAAGCGAAGCAACGGCACAAGGCTTGCTGAAAAACCGGATGATGAAAATGGAATTTTCAGAAACGCTTGAACCGCAGCGCCTATACGCTGGCGCGAGCCACCAGAGTTCGAGAAACGGTATTTCAATGAATGCAACGCATGCCGATTGGACCGAAACGCCGGCCGGTTCGACGAACGGTTTTTTGCGTGAAAGCGCGCTGCGCCGTTATCATCTTGTGATCAAATCCGCCATCGAGCCGGCGGGCGGCAAAACGCCGCCCTCGCCAAAGCGCGCGAGCCGCCGGCGGTGGCTGAAATTCAAAGGCGAATGGCTGATTGCGCCGTTTTTTCTGTTCAGCTCGCTGGCGATCATTCTGCTGGCGCCGGAAAAGCTGGTAAAAAAAATTACCGCGCCGTTTACCAAGGCCGATTTTTGGGATCAGGTCGGCAAGCGGACGCTGGATTTTGTCGGCGCCATCGCCGGATTTATTTTCTCCGCGATTTTTTTCATCGTCGTGCCGGTTCTGATCAAAATGGATTCCAAAGGTCCGGTTTTTTACGGACAGCAACGTGCCGGCTTGAATTATCGCAAGCGCGACCGCCGGCAGGTGAATATTGTTGTGGCGCACGACCGCCGCGTCGCCGAACGCCGCCAGCAGGATTTGTTCGGCCGGCCGTTTACCGTATACAAGTTCCGCACGATGCAGGTTGACGCGGAAAAAAACAGCGGCGCGGTGTGGGCGCAAAAAAATGACCCGCGGGTGACGCGCATGGGTCGCATTTTGCGCTTCATTCACATGGATGAGATTCCGCAATTTTTCAACGTCTTGTGCGGTGAAATGAGTTTGGTCGGGCCGCGGCCGGAGCGCCCGCAAATCATGGCCAGGCTGATTGAAGACATTCCGCAGTTTCCTGAGCGGTTGCAAGTCAAACCGGGCATCACCGGCATCGCGCAAATTTACTGCGGCTATGACGCTTCAATTGAGGACGCCCGCGAAAAACTCCAGTATGATTTGTTGTATGTGAAAAATTCGACGTTTAAATACGATGTCAAGATTATGCTGAAAACGCTGTGGATGATCATCCATGGCCGTGAAGTGGTGAAATCCTGAACCAAACATCCGGCAGCAATCCGAATCTTCCGGTTCAGACAAGGAGTGTAACGATGTTGCCTCACCTGTGGTCGGGCTGCGAGGGCGGACAACATAACAGCGGAATCGAAAATTTAGCGCACAGCATAAGAAGACCTTTGTGGTTTTGTGGTTGTTTTCGCGTCGGTGTGTTGGCGGGCATGATTCTCCTCAACATCATGCTGAATGACGCGCAGCTTGCGAAGGCGCAGTCGTCGCCTTACGCCACAGAAGCTGGCCGTTCGAATGACGCCGCGTTCGAGGCGCGAATTCAAGTCTTGAGCCGGCCGATCGGCGCTGAGGTTGCCCTCGACGGCGAATACTCGATGGTCGGCCGCACACCATACACCATCTCGCATTTTCTCAGAGGCTCTTATCGCATTCGCGCTGCCAAGCCGGGATACGAAACCTGGGAAGCGGATTACGTTTTCAACGGCCGGGGCGACGACAAGCTGTCGATCAAACTGACGCCAAAGAGCCGCTACAAAGCGCTGTGGCGGTCGATGCTCGTCCCCGGCTGGGGCCAGGCTTACAGCGATCACCAAACGCGAGGTGCGATCATCGGCCT belongs to candidate division KSB1 bacterium and includes:
- a CDS encoding efflux RND transporter periplasmic adaptor subunit yields the protein MNKKKLWIGIGLVLLIAIFVVANLTMSRKSATAVESQKVEERELRALVSASGKLRAKTSVDISASTSGKVVKLAVDEGDKVVKGQFLMQIDPTPAEASVRQSEASLAAAKANLDLARANLQQAQNEYERQKALFEKKLTSEELLQRARTSYEVQRMQAQAAEQDVQRWQAMLTNARHELQKVNVHSDIAGLVTKRNIEEGENVFVGAFNNPATVLLTVADLSVIEAEVEVDETDIVNVKVGQEAAVKVDAYPDTSFKGQVTKVGHSPILSTAAGVGQQQATSFEVIVQLIEAIPNVRPGLSCKADITTGYREKAIAVPIQALTLRKPSQLKPLNPKERKSKLTNGEAAADTTKEKEVQGAFIIKDGKVQFSEVKTGIAGDRFFEVLSGLQPNDEVVIGPFSALRRLRNEALVKVEKKLKKE
- a CDS encoding DUF3108 domain-containing protein, producing MKKIFVGLILAWSTITPIHAQFDPTRLIPETLRYRLQSGSTQVGSSTVTISHDNANGTLHIVESISGLFEQTAIVTIRNDTSLQPLATQAVFSRDNQYHDVQLHYSRDGKRVTGEIRRPPDLGGVCVIDVTFPNAAVDVYAAPHLLRASPLLIGKTIQFPLFNVLQNEKSLARAWVAKIETVTVAAGRFECFRLESFLGNSRLILNIDTQFPHRMIRQILPALQIKFELAEVE
- a CDS encoding class I SAM-dependent methyltransferase; the protein is MKNFSKPFPARAFSIETMVERRRQFFERCTAFRLCHHEFAVGLTVDYYAGYLLCNYYQDFPPGRLPEIVKEFARALERNGLPFLGAVKKFRPENLSHVSDDKGMKIHQPVLILGDMPASRFTIEENDLQFAVSFHEGHSTGLFLDIKHARQLVRQITKPGHEVLNLFSYTGGFSIAAAAGGASRVIEVDTGAKWLRWARENQALNGVTVVRQRREDAVSFLHKQKAAAFDLIICDPPTYSTAKSGGRFTVEKSYRLMVEDFHRVLRPSGHLLACTNYRALPKKKFFSLFVQRFKLAQEVPISEDFAGDDYLKVGLFRKL
- a CDS encoding SpoIID/LytB domain-containing protein, encoding MSWIRITLTPPTLQIQSAGFSRSVSLTDTINLAATEGYFFAMVRQHRTAINAAGEARLEARRYAGSIKVFVAGNELCAVNLTPVDDYLAGVLAAEMPQADLAALQAQAVVSRTYLVKYDQRHQRAGYQFCDLTHCQTYKGSDGVTAKIKRAVVATKDEILTFAHQPITAYYSSTCGGFTADDAGVWTKTADQPYLRSITDAANQLDFCRNSPHYQWRSRLPADSLHQIWRQRLGEPITSIAITKKGVDGRVRELALIGHSLHLLSGEDFRAVTCRAFGWNTLKSTAFDLQIEKNAYIFEGRGLGHGLGLCQYGTMEMARQGYTYQEILRHFFPGTEIRKYKEKF
- a CDS encoding ABC transporter permease, producing MKKYQPESWEKIRAQIYEAMREALITLRSNRLRSGLVILGVLIGVASLMGMVATLSGLEKFIAASISGEGTPILSLQKVNFLAGEGHKEWEKRKNFTTDDAFALAELPHVRGVMIEYGRGTVVKYKDRKSQLIHVAGTNQPFLHVQNINVGEGRFFTQFEEEHRRNVAVLGDKAAQSLFPYEDPIGKLIRIDGKEYEVVGVFAKRKTIFGGFADNFMAIPYTAFERDFLWRRQGPELHVVVESEARLDEVRENMRSLMRMRRKVPIGQPDDFAIITSEAVIEFTESITDKIALALVVLSSIALMVGGIGVMVIMLVSVTERTAEIGVRKALGATRSQITWQFLIEAATLSGIGGLLGLFIGAGFAFLVSKLLGFPYVLPLGWVFISVIISAGVGLFFGIFPARKAARLHPIVALRHE
- a CDS encoding sugar transferase: MNATHADWTETPAGSTNGFLRESALRRYHLVIKSAIEPAGGKTPPSPKRASRRRWLKFKGEWLIAPFFLFSSLAIILLAPEKLVKKITAPFTKADFWDQVGKRTLDFVGAIAGFIFSAIFFIVVPVLIKMDSKGPVFYGQQRAGLNYRKRDRRQVNIVVAHDRRVAERRQQDLFGRPFTVYKFRTMQVDAEKNSGAVWAQKNDPRVTRMGRILRFIHMDEIPQFFNVLCGEMSLVGPRPERPQIMARLIEDIPQFPERLQVKPGITGIAQIYCGYDASIEDAREKLQYDLLYVKNSTFKYDVKIMLKTLWMIIHGREVVKS
- a CDS encoding ABC transporter permease codes for the protein MQQIWESFAIALRALWANKLRSALTILCVVISITSIIAVVSIVDGMDFYVKDKIASQGSNVFTISRVNEWEILTDFDKFLKSLKNPRLTLEDLEALRQEMTLAEFTDAAISRSERVSNGRRFVEEVDIRGRTEEYSAIGEFPLASGRHLSRLDVQQRREVCVLGWEIANSLFPNTDPLQQTVKIAGRHYTVVGVCEKKASILGSNQNIFAFIPITTHLKHFGSRWRSLSIPVRTTSMETFQAAQEEARQILRIRHKLKPAEEDDFYITASEQLLSLWETVSRAIFGSLLGVVSITLVVGGIIIMNVMLVAVTERTREIGIRKALGAKRRHITMQFIIESITLTVIGGIIGIALGFMAAYLVAAFSPLPYRIALWSIILALIISFVVGLFFGVYPARKAAKLDPVEALRYE
- a CDS encoding SET domain-containing protein → MLHPSIVIKDSGIQGKGLFASEDIQAGEITWRQDPNQPRYHLDTIRSWPKEKQEKFFRLAYQVGDEWYHGPVDDSDFDPADFMNHSCDPNTWFIDDATMVARRDIKKGEEITYDYSTSEAAESFVLHCRCGAPDCRKIVRGSDYRLNKSLREKYGRRVMEHVRQSAARPHDFESR
- a CDS encoding DUF5683 domain-containing protein; its protein translation is MLPHLWSGCEGGQHNSGIENLAHSIRRPLWFCGCFRVGVLAGMILLNIMLNDAQLAKAQSSPYATEAGRSNDAAFEARIQVLSRPIGAEVALDGEYSMVGRTPYTISHFLRGSYRIRAAKPGYETWEADYVFNGRGDDKLSIKLTPKSRYKALWRSMLVPGWGQAYSDHQTRGAIIGLMQLGAAGVLFYQDSKYSEALNDYNAALKNFQTNQKDQEGQADLIAQVGARRAVLDNAYETRQRWLIVTGLIYAYNVADALLFFPSYRDRALELGLTLDRKPELRSSAVKLNLNANF